A genomic segment from Chanos chanos chromosome 2, fChaCha1.1, whole genome shotgun sequence encodes:
- the fam118b gene encoding protein FAM118B, whose amino-acid sequence MASVVTVKTEKRPAPDSEDGDAVAKKARKLLPSLKTKRAPELVLVIGTGVSSAVAPQVPALRSWKGLIQALLDAANDFDLLEEEESRRFQKSLQEDKNLVHVAHDLIQKLSPRTGNVRSTFFKDCLYEVFDDLECKMEHAGKHLLRSVLQLMESGALVLTTNFDNLLEIYAAHQGTKLESLDLTDEKKVLEWAQEKRRLSVLHIHGVYTNPSGIVLHPAGYQNVLRNTEVMREIQKLYETKSFVFLGCGRTVDDTTFQALFLEAVKHKSDLEHFMLVRREDVGEFKKLRDNMLDKGIKVISYGNEYADLPEYFERLANEICNRDVTNGWGPPAQEEENQNGFTTQKNLLQDCHS is encoded by the exons ATGGCCTCTGTTGTGACGGTCAAGACAGAGAAGCGACCTGCCCCGGACTCCGAGGATGGCGACGCAGTGGCTAAAAAAGCCAG GAAGTTACTGCCCAGCCTGAAGACCAAACGTGCTCCAGAGTTGGTGCTGGTTATTGGAACGGGGGTAAGTTCGGCAGTGGCTCCACAGGTGCCTGCCTTACGCTCCTGGAAGGGACTGATCCAAGCACTGCTGGATGCCGCTAATGACTTTGACCTcctggaagaggaggagagccGAAGGTTCCAAAAAAGCCTTCAGGAGGACAAGAACCTGGTGCACGTTGCTCATGACCTCATCCAGAAGCTGTCTCCG CGGACAGGAAATGTGCGCTCCACTTTCTTCAAAGACTGCCTGTATGAGGTGTTTGATGACCTGGAGTGTAAGATGGAACATGCCGGGAAGCATCTCTTGCGCTCTGTGCTGCAGCTGATGGAGAGCGGAGCTCTGGTCCTCACCACCAACTTTGACAACCTGCTGGAGATCTACGCTGCCCACCAGGGCACAAAGCTGGAATCCCTGGACCTCACGGATGAGAAGAAG gtcctAGAGTGGGCCCAGGAGAAGAGGAGATTGAGTGTCCTACACATCCATGGTGTTTATACCAACCCCAGTGGTATTGTGCTGCACCCTGCTGGCTACCAGAACGTTCTGAGAAACACTGAGGTCATG AGAGAAATCCAGAAGCTCTACGAGACAAAGTCGTTTGTGTTCCTGGGCTGTGGCCGAACGGTGGACGACACCACCTTCCAGGCCCTGTTCCTGGAGGCGGTCAAACACAAGTCTGACCTGGAGCACTTCATGCTGGTGAGACGGGAAGACGTGGGCGAGTTCAAGAAGCTTCGAGATAACATGCTGGACAAGGGCATCAAGGTCATCTCCTACGGGAACGAGTACGCTGACCTGCCCGAGTACTTTGAGCGGCTGGCCAATGAGATCTGTAACCGCGATGTGACAAACGGTTGGG GACCTCCTGctcaagaagaagaaaaccaaAATGGTTTCACTACACAGAAAAACCTTCTACAAG aCTGCCACTCGTGA